In Mycoplasmopsis synoviae ATCC 25204, the sequence TTACTCGTAATGATTGATTAAACATGGTCAATAAAAGATTAAATTTAGCAAAAGATTTACTAAATGAAGCAGGGTTATTTTTCATTTTAATTGATGATAATCAACATGCTTATTTAAAAGTTTTAATGGATGAGATATTTGGAGAAGAAAATTTTATCGCTTCTTGTCCTAGAAAAAAACACCTTTTTCGCGTAAAAACGCTGATAAAAAATTAATGGAATTGCATGATTATGTCTTAATATACGCAAAAAATAAAAATATAATAAAGCTTAAAAAAGAAAAAAGAGATAATCCAAAAATTCATAAAGATGAAAATGGTAAATATCAACTAACATCATTTAAAAATACGTGATTTAATGAAAATAACTATCCAATTTATTATGACAATAAAAATAAAACATTTCATTCAAAAAACAATTCAAATAATGATTTAAAAGAATTTCTAGGTAATTGAATATGAAAAAAAGCTAAATTTGAAAAAAACAAAAATAAGTTATGGATGGATGAAAAAGAAAAAATTCGAATAAAAGAATACAAAAAAGAATTTAAGAAAAAGCTTTGACCATATTCTACTTGACTAGATAAATATGAGTATCAAAATAAACCAGGCGCAACAGAATTGAGCGAAATTCTAAATGAAACTAAATTCCATTATGTTAAGCCTTTAGGTTTAATGAAATGAATGTTAAATTTATTTATTAATAAAAACACAAGAGTTTTAGACATTTTCGGAAGTCACGATACTTTTGCTCACGCAATTGAAGAATTAAATTTTAAAGATGGCGGAAATAGAAGTTACACAATTATTTCTAATAATGAAAATATAGCTAAATTAGCAATATACAAGCGTCTATATAGAATAAATAACGGACAAAATTGAATAGAAAAGAACGATCCATATAAATCTAATTTGGATGTATTTAACGTTAAATATGAGTCTACTGATTTAAATGATCCAAAAGATAAAAATGAAATTGTAGATAAAGTAATTAAAATGTTTGAAGCTTTTGAAATTGATATTTCAGACAAAGAAAGTTCAAGAGAAAGAATAGTTGATAATTTAAGATAACTTTTATAAATTTAAATACATATGAATTTAAAACTAACAGAAACATAGAAAAAAGCAGTTGATCAAATTGTTGAATACTGAAGAAAAAAGAAATCAAAAGAATTGATCTTTAAAGCGCCAACAGGTAGCGGTAAAACTTTTATGATGGCTCAAGTTATAGATAAAATGATTTCTCAGGCTAACATTAAAAAACTTTTCTTTATCATTGCAACTCCATAATCTGCAGAATTGCCAAAACAATTTTTCAATAAGTTAAATTATTATAAAAATAGTTTTTTAAATAAAAATAAAGTAAAAATTGAATTAATTGAATCTCCTTCCTCTACTAATAAAAAAGATTATAAATCTTATCACTTAAAGCCTGAAGAAAACAAGGTTATGATTTTTGGTAAATCTAGCTTTGGTAAAAAAAGAATTTATACCGAGCAAGGAATAATTGATGCTTTATTTGATGAAATTAAAAATGATTCTAGTTTTGAATTAATTTACATTAGAGATGAAGCGCATATTGGTACTAAAATTCAAAAAAAATTAATTGAAAATTTTGAAAAAAAGATTAAAAATGTAGCTAATTTTACTATCAAAATGTCAGCTACTATTGGCGAAGAAAATTATGATTGTGTTGAAATTACTGAAGAAGAACTTCATAATGATAATGTAAAGTTAATTAAAAAAATCTAATATATAACAAAGGTATTTCTATTTCTATTTCTGAATCTAATGAATATGATGATGAAAAAATTCTAAAAATAGCTTTAGAAAAATTTAAAGAACTTAAAGAAGCATATGACGGTGCTAAAAATGATGGATTAAATGGTATTAATCCCGCAATGTTAATTCAAGTTAAAAATAGCGACAAAAATGACAAAGAAAATCAAACAATCAAAGATTTAGTTAAAAAATACAAAAAAATAGTAGAAAAAATGGTTTTAAATGAGCTACTTATTTTGGTGGCGATAAAAATACATCAAGTGAACTTAGAGAAGAAGCAACTCTTAAAAAATTATCAGCTAATAATTCAGTTTACGATGTTATATTTTAAAAATAAGACCAGCCACTGGTTGAGATATCCCTAGAGCTGCAATGCTGGTTCAACTTAGAAATGTTTGTTCTGAGTCGTTAAATATTCAAACAATTGGAAGAATAAAAAGAAATCCAAATCCTAGATATCCATTTAATGATAACAACATAGTTTTTAATTACTATATTTATTCATATAATAAAAAACTTGATAAAAATCATTTAATATGGAAATTAAAAACCAGAATTTAAAAATGAAAAATTTTTATCAGGATATCTTGATTTATATCAAACTACAAAAAACTCTGAATCTTTGAAAAATGAAATTAATGACGAAACTTATATAAAAAAATTTAAAGACATTTTTAACGGACATAATTTTCTGAATAGTTTTCAAAACTATAAGAAAAAATATAATTCAGAAAAAATAAAAAGACTTCCTTTTGATAGCAAATTAATAAAAGACGAAAACCAAAATATAGTTAAAGAAGTTAAGTGAATTTATAACTCTATCGATTTAAATTAATATGTTGAAAGAAAATGAAAATCATTAAATGTTTGTCTAGCAAAAAAAGAATTAGAAGAATTTATAATTTCTAAATTTAACAAATTAAAGGATAAATCATGTGAAATAAATATTGATGATCCAATGTTTACTTGAGATTTTTATCGTTATATCATTATTGAAGATTTAATGCCGAATATTAAACAGGCATATAAAGAAAGCATAGAAAAAGAATCAAAAAATTTAAAGTATTACGAATTAGAGTTAAGAAAATTAAATCAAAGATTTAACTTTATAGATTTTAATTCTAAAGGTTATCCAAAATTTGAAAATATTTCTAAAATTGAAAACGAATTCATGTATCAAATTAGAAATAAAAATAAATCTAAAATAAAAATTCTTTCAAAAAGAGAATTGCAATTTATTAACGATTTAAAAAAATTTAAAGATAACTTAAATAAATTAGATAATCCGATTAAATTTAGTTGGTCTTCAAATGTTGTAAATGGTAATATTAGTTTTGAATATTTTGATAATCAAGAAACTTCATTTGAAGATGAAAATATAGAATTAAATGGAATTAAAAGAATTTTTCCTGATTTCTTAACTATTATCAATGAAAAACATTTGATATTTTTAGAAGTTAAAGCTCAAGGTGAAGATGATTACAACAGTGAAAAAACTAAGAGTTTAATAAAAGCATACAAAAAATATGTTGAAGTATATAAAAATCAATTGAAAAACAATGATTTAAAAAATAATAAATTTGCAAGTTTTACTATGGCTGTTGTTTTTTTATCCTAAAATGTTTTCAAATACAAAACATACTATTGTTGGTGCAAGCACAAACGAAGAAATCAATAAAAGACTTAATCACCAAATATAAAATAAAGATTTTCATTCAATTGAAACATTATTTTTTGAAATTTCAAAAATAAAATAATTCTTTATTTTAACTCTTTTATTTTTCCTAAATTTATTTTATTTTTAATTAAAAAGCACAATAATTTGTGCTTTTTTCGGCGTAAGGAAAATTTTTATCCTAAATTAGAAAGCAATCTCATTACTTGATCAATATCTTTGTTTTCTAATTCTCTTATAATGTGAAAATATGTTTTTTGTGTTGTAGTCATACTTGCGTGACCTAATCTTTTTGCAATGCTGGCTACAGAAACTCCAGCAAACAATAAAAGAGAAGCGTGTGTATGTCTTAAACCATGAATACTTATAACTGGTATTCTTGCTTTAATGCAAACCCTTCTTAGTATTTCATTAATTGTTGAGTTATAAACTTTACCATTTACAAATATAGGTTTGTTTTCTGGTAAATCTTTTATAAGGCCTGCAAATTGTGTTGATGTTTGTCAATCTATTTTTACACTTCTATTTGAAGATGCATTTTTTGTTTGAGAAAAATTATTTGTGTCTTTGTAATCTCATGTTTTGTTAATATTAATAGATTGTTTTGCAAAATCAAAATCTTTTGGAGTTAACGCTAAAGCTTCGGAAAATCTAATTCCAGTTTTGGCAATTAATAATATTAATCAATATTCATTTATATTTGAATCTAACTTTAAATTCATTATTAAATTTTGAAGTTGAAATTGATTTAAATACTTTATTTTTTTATGTTTTGGAGATTTACCTTTAATAATAGCTTTTCTTGTTGGATCTATAGAAATTAAACCATCATCTACAGCATCTAAAATAGCTCCTTTTAATTGATGGTGAAAATCCATTGTTGTTTGACGTTCATGAGTTTCAGAATATTTATTAAGAATTTCTTGATATTTTATTCTTGAAAGCTGTCAAACTTCTAAATCCGGAATAAGCTTTTCTATTCACATTTGAGTTAACTTATATTTCTTTAATGTAATAGGCCTAACGGCACCTTCTTTATAAACTTTTATTCAATTTTTATAATAATTGTGAAATTTTTCTTGTTTATATGACATTTTTACCTTTCATTTTACGTCTTTTCCTTACGCCGATGAAGGGTGATAAGGTTGTTTAAAACATTTATAATTAAATTAATTTTTGAAATTTCGTTTTCTTTTGGAATAAAAAACTTCATTTTTAATACATTTTGTTTGTCTAATGCATTTATCGTATTTTTAACAACATATTTGTCAGATATTTTGTCTAAAATTTCCGCTAGTGCAAAGTTAGTATGAACTTTATCCCCTATTAAAACTGCCGAAAGAGCGGTACAAAAAAATTTATTTGTTTTGTAATGGAATTTTCCTGCACTCCCTCTTGTTGTATAAATTATTGCGTTTTCAAACGAGTATTTTTCATAATATCCCCTAATGCCATTATTTAATGTTTGCGATGAATATACCGGATATTTGTTTTTAGCGCTTTTGTGTTTTTTTATTTTTTCATCAGTTATGAACTCTCCAGGCAAAGATTGAAATATTTTATTTACTTCACACTGTTCCCAAGAAAAAACATTTTTAAAAATTTTTAATTTTTCATTACACTGATGAAGGGTGATAAGGTTGTTTAATATAAAAATTAAATTACTAATTTTTGTTTGTTCGTTTATTTTTGGAGCTCAAAAAGTAATACTTTTAACATCTGTAGAAGTCAACAAAGGTATAGTCGCTTTTGTTATATATTTTTCAGAAACAAAATTTAACATTTCTGCAAGCGCAAAATTTACAAAATAATTTTTTGGTGTTAAAGTCCCATTGTGAGTTGTAGAATAGAATTTTTCAGGCCTATAATTAAAATTTCCCGCATAACCATCAGTTGTTCAAGTTATTGCGTTTTCAAATAAATAAGTTTTATAGTAGCCCATTAGTCCATTATTTGTTGTTTGTGAAGAATAAACTGGATATTTATTTTTAAAATTCCTGAAATTGCTTATTTCATGTTTTAATAAAGTTTCTCCCCGATTTACATAAAATAAATTTCCCACTTTACACTGTTCCCAAGAAAAAACTTATTATTTTTATGTTTTTTAGTATTTATTTTTGTTTTATGCAATATCAAAAAAAGGTATATGAAAAATTTCAGAAAAAAATAAAATAACCAAAAAAGAATTTGATTATTTTAATACTGTTTTTTAAAAAATTTTTATTTTTTTAATAAATTTTAAAACTTTTCTAGACAAACATTTTTTCTAATAAAGTTTTTTTGAATTTTTGAATTAATTTTAACTTTTTCTGATGAAGGGTGATAAGGTTATATATTTTAGAAAATAGTTTTGCGATCTTATCTTGTTCTTCTTTGTTTTTTATTTTTTCTAAAGAAATATTTTGAACAAAATTTACGTAATGCCTCATATGGCCAAACGGTTTAAAATTTTTATTTTTTAGCAATAAATATATAAAAAATAAATTATTATTTTCTGTTTCAATTAATATTTTTATTACGGAAGATTTAACCATAAATGGAAAATTAACATATTTGATGTTCAATGTAAAATCATCAAAAATTATGCAATTCTTTTTGAAAGTCTTTTTTTCTTTTGTGTGGCCAATGATAAAAGATTTGTTAGCTGTTAATACTGGTGTTAATGCTCCTTTAATGTATTTTTCATTTTGCACTATATATTTATCGGGTCTTATAAAATTTAGTAAATCAATAACTTTACACTGTTCCCAAGCGTCAAAAAAACCATTAAATCTAATTTTCGGAAAACTTTCTTCGTTTAAAGAAAACATTTTTTCTAATAAAGTTTTTTTAAATTTTTTAAGTAAATCTAGCTTTTTCTGATGAAGGG encodes:
- a CDS encoding DNA methyltransferase; this encodes MVNKRLNLAKDLLNEAGLFFILIDDNQHAYLKVLMDEIFGEENFIASCPRKKHLFRVKTLIKN
- a CDS encoding site-specific DNA-methyltransferase, whose protein sequence is MELHDYVLIYAKNKNIIKLKKEKRDNPKIHKDENGKYQLTSFKNTWFNENNYPIYYDNKNKTFHSKNNSNNDLKEFLGNWIWKKAKFEKNKNKLWMDEKEKIRIKEYKKEFKKKLWPYSTWLDKYEYQNKPGATELSEILNETKFHYVKPLGLMKWMLNLFINKNTRVLDIFGSHDTFAHAIEELNFKDGGNRSYTIISNNENIAKLAIYKRLYRINNGQNWIEKNDPYKSNLDVFNVKYESTDLNDPKDKNEIVDKVIKMFEAFEIDISDKESSRERIVDNLR
- a CDS encoding DEAD/DEAH box helicase family protein, translating into MVEYWRKKKSKELIFKAPTGSGKTFMMAQVIDKMISQANIKKLFFIIATP
- a CDS encoding site-specific integrase translates to MSYKQEKFHNYYKNWIKVYKEGAVRPITLKKYKLTQMWIEKLIPDLEVWQLSRIKYQEILNKYSETHERQTTMDFHHQLKGAILDAVDDGLISIDPTRKAIIKGKSPKHKKIKYLNQFQLQNLIMNLKLDSNINEYWLILLIAKTGIRFSEALALTPKDFDFAKQSININKTWDYKDTNNFSQTKNASSNRSVKIDWQTSTQFAGLIKDLPENKPIFVNGKVYNSTINEILRRVCIKARIPVISIHGLRHTHASLLLFAGVSVASIAKRLGHASMTTTQKTYFHIIRELENKDIDQVMRLLSNLG
- a CDS encoding restriction endonuclease subunit S gives rise to the protein MPGEFITDEKIKKHKSAKNKYPVYSSQTLNNGIRGYYEKYSFENAIIYTTRGSAGKFHYKTNKFFCTALSAVLIGDKVHTNFALAEILDKISDKYVVKNTINALDKQNVLKMKFFIPKENEISKINLIINVLNNLITLHRRKEKT
- a CDS encoding restriction endonuclease subunit S → MKKQVENKNIKKKYPKIRFKEFSETWEQCEVGNLFEITRGETLAKKFITNFKTRKNIYPVYSSQTTNNGLMGYYKTYLFENAITWTTDGYAGNFNYRPEKFYSTNVNGVLMSNNGYANYAVSEIINSVAQKYVTKTANPKLMSNVVNQIKFFAPKINEQTKISNLIFTLNNLITLHQKKLDLLKKFKKTLLEKMFSLNEESFPKIRFNGFFDAWEQCKVIDLLNFIRPDKYIVQNEKYIKGALTPVLTANKSFIIGHTKEKKTFKKNCIIFDDFTLNIKYVNFPFMVKSSVIKILIETENNNLFFIYLLLKNKNFKPFGHMRHYVNFVQNISLEKIKNKEEQDKIAKLFSKIYNLITLHQKKLKLIQKFKKTLLEKMFV